Proteins encoded together in one Impatiens glandulifera chromosome 1, dImpGla2.1, whole genome shotgun sequence window:
- the LOC124919134 gene encoding uncharacterized protein LOC124919134 isoform X1 codes for MAEYLAIPSQIKLHSRRRPISNLCFLGKHSLIKVQSHFRFFSYKRHSIVGQVSWNERKQDLAYVPNKKLGPCLKYKYTRYYCLGTLTNADGFTPSDWIPFVNQALLMTSIFLTHMAGAIPHNKAPLRSPMDMLNDYTLAGDPTFSGSAKPSEEVVNLKCAWELVEVKLMNAVDAVGNEISSSQMLIGSDQDRTKQPLSLYAIAEVHRLRLLCATFQGLKEEVDNMVRKHGTVSINDWCIFFSEIILKSCKQVYMSWLGKELCLKTNKSLKELFPLLVEKIRGDDTVLQNIKKSSKENLYAELTHFLAYGSLGKDCCYNSSLFIQHGASILEDLIIGLADGVASIYLELISVDGTMLNEMNSLGFTFCTLSTRELQKLRNEVAVNTWLHQNTEAIVSMYEDRFDLRILQSRIIEEPTRSHIEDFNWWKKLTRRKSGYISSPPQYLAISYQALMVRRTQELRALTGWQYYYSLYLELVDITSPFIRTAFEKLRDAISFFLVSLIGRSLGLIYTGIRQCLRWR; via the exons ATGGCAGAATATCTAGCCATACCATCTCAGATCAAGCTGCATTCGAGAAGAAGACCCATTTCAAACTTGTGCTTTCTTGGCAAACATTCACTTATCAAAGTTCAAAG TCATTTTAGGTTCTTTTCCTATAAAAGACATTCAATAGTTGGTCAGGTATCATGGAATGAAAGAAAACAAGATCTTGCCTATGTGCCAAATAAAAAGTTAGGGCCTTGCCTGAAGTATAAGTATACACGGTATTATTGCTTGGGAACATTGACAAATGCTGATGGTTTCACACCTTCTGACTGGATTCCTTTTGTCAATCAAGCACTTCTTATGACCAGTATATTCCTCACACATATGGCTGGAGCAATTCCCCATAACAAGGCACCATTAAGGTCACCAATGGACATGTTGAATGACTATACACTTGCAGGAGATCCTACATTTTCGGGTAG TGCCAAACCAAGTGAAGAGGTAGTTAACTTAAAGTGTGCCTGGGAGTTGGTGGAAGTAAAACTTATGAATGCAGTGGATGCAGTTGGAAATGAGATATCTTCCAGCCAGATGCTTATTGGAAGTGATCAAGACcgaacaaaacaacctttgaGCTTATACGCTATTGCTGAAGTTCATCGGCTCAGATTACTTTGTGCTACATTTCAGGGGCTAAAGGAAGAG GTTGATAACATGGTCAGAAAGCATGGTACTGTAAGCATCAATGATTGGTGTATATTTTTCTCTGAAATTATCCTGAAATCATGCAAACAAGTCTACATGTCTTGGCTGGGTAAGGAACTATGCTTGAAAACCAACAAATCTCTGAAG gaacTTTTTCCATTGTTGGTGGAGAAGATAAGGGGAGATGACACTGTCTTGCAAAACATTAAAAAGTCCAGCAAAGAGAATCTTTATGCTGAGCTAACACACTTCCTTGCATATGGTTCTCTTGG GAAAGATTGCTGTTACAATTCTAGCTTGTTTATTCAGCATGGAGCTTCAATACTGGAAGATCTAATCATTGGCTTAGCTGATGGAGTTGCAAGCATATATTTAGAGCTTATTTCTGTGGATGGTACCATGTTGAATGAAATGAATAGCCTTGGATTTACATTCTGTACATTGTCAACACGAGAGCTTCAGAAGTTGCGGAATGAG GTAGCAGTTAACACGTGGTTACATCAGAACACGGAGGCAATAGTGTCAATGTATGAGGATCGTTTTGATTTACGCATTCTTCAGAGCCGAATCATTGAGGAACCAACCAGGAGCCACATTGAAGATTTCAACTGGTGGAAGAAGCTAACCCGGAGGAAATCAGGATACATATCATCTCCTCCACAATATCTAGCAATAAGCTATCAAGCTTTGATGGTTAGGAGGACTCAAGAGTTGAGGGCCTTGACAGGGTG GCAATACTACTACAGTCTCTACCTGGAGTTAGTTGACATTACTTCTCCATTTATCAGGACTGCTTTTGAGAAATTGCGCGACGCCATCTCATTTTTCCTCGTTTCTTTAATTGGGCGGTCCTTAGGACTTATCTACACTGGTATAAGGCAGTGTTTGCGATGGAGGTGA
- the LOC124919134 gene encoding uncharacterized protein LOC124919134 isoform X2, with amino-acid sequence MAEYLAIPSQIKLHSRRRPISNLCFLGKHSLIKVQSHFRFFSYKRHSIVGQVSWNERKQDLAYVPNKKLGPCLKYKYTRYYCLGTLTNADGFTPSDWIPFVNQALLMTSIFLTHMAGAIPHNKAPLRSPMDMLNDYTLAGDPTFSGSAKPSEEVVNLKCAWELVEVKLMNAVDAVGNEISSSQMLIGSDQDRTKQPLSLYAIAEVHRLRLLCATFQGLKEEVDNMVRKHGTVSINDWCIFFSEIILKSCKQVYMSWLGKELCLKTNKSLKELFPLLVEKIRGDDTVLQNIKKSSKENLYAELTHFLAYGSLGKDCCYNSSLFIQHGASILEDLIIGLADGVASIYLELISVDGTMLNEMNSLGFTFCTLSTRELQKLRNEVAVNTWLHQNTEAIVSMYEDRFDLRILQSRIIEEPTRSHIEDFNWWKKLTRRKSGYISSPPQYLAISYQALMVRRTQELRALTGWQT; translated from the exons ATGGCAGAATATCTAGCCATACCATCTCAGATCAAGCTGCATTCGAGAAGAAGACCCATTTCAAACTTGTGCTTTCTTGGCAAACATTCACTTATCAAAGTTCAAAG TCATTTTAGGTTCTTTTCCTATAAAAGACATTCAATAGTTGGTCAGGTATCATGGAATGAAAGAAAACAAGATCTTGCCTATGTGCCAAATAAAAAGTTAGGGCCTTGCCTGAAGTATAAGTATACACGGTATTATTGCTTGGGAACATTGACAAATGCTGATGGTTTCACACCTTCTGACTGGATTCCTTTTGTCAATCAAGCACTTCTTATGACCAGTATATTCCTCACACATATGGCTGGAGCAATTCCCCATAACAAGGCACCATTAAGGTCACCAATGGACATGTTGAATGACTATACACTTGCAGGAGATCCTACATTTTCGGGTAG TGCCAAACCAAGTGAAGAGGTAGTTAACTTAAAGTGTGCCTGGGAGTTGGTGGAAGTAAAACTTATGAATGCAGTGGATGCAGTTGGAAATGAGATATCTTCCAGCCAGATGCTTATTGGAAGTGATCAAGACcgaacaaaacaacctttgaGCTTATACGCTATTGCTGAAGTTCATCGGCTCAGATTACTTTGTGCTACATTTCAGGGGCTAAAGGAAGAG GTTGATAACATGGTCAGAAAGCATGGTACTGTAAGCATCAATGATTGGTGTATATTTTTCTCTGAAATTATCCTGAAATCATGCAAACAAGTCTACATGTCTTGGCTGGGTAAGGAACTATGCTTGAAAACCAACAAATCTCTGAAG gaacTTTTTCCATTGTTGGTGGAGAAGATAAGGGGAGATGACACTGTCTTGCAAAACATTAAAAAGTCCAGCAAAGAGAATCTTTATGCTGAGCTAACACACTTCCTTGCATATGGTTCTCTTGG GAAAGATTGCTGTTACAATTCTAGCTTGTTTATTCAGCATGGAGCTTCAATACTGGAAGATCTAATCATTGGCTTAGCTGATGGAGTTGCAAGCATATATTTAGAGCTTATTTCTGTGGATGGTACCATGTTGAATGAAATGAATAGCCTTGGATTTACATTCTGTACATTGTCAACACGAGAGCTTCAGAAGTTGCGGAATGAG GTAGCAGTTAACACGTGGTTACATCAGAACACGGAGGCAATAGTGTCAATGTATGAGGATCGTTTTGATTTACGCATTCTTCAGAGCCGAATCATTGAGGAACCAACCAGGAGCCACATTGAAGATTTCAACTGGTGGAAGAAGCTAACCCGGAGGAAATCAGGATACATATCATCTCCTCCACAATATCTAGCAATAAGCTATCAAGCTTTGATGGTTAGGAGGACTCAAGAGTTGAGGGCCTTGACAGGGTG GCAGACTTAA
- the LOC124921937 gene encoding E3 ubiquitin-protein ligase PRT1-like, whose protein sequence is METLSAGEANLEQIAEEFYCCICLDLLFKPVVLACGHMSCFWCVHQSMNGLQESQCPICRNQYHYFPAICEVLHFLLVKAYPETYKRRESQILVEEEVKGCSSPSFYPGQQASLIGDNLNDKVDNKNTLLNRTFGIVGGGINAVDMKESNLSETNQKITVNDVLCAACNQLLFHPAVLNCGHVFCTSCIAPANEAVGAVCHVCQRIDPRGFPKVCLAFDNFLVEHFPKEYATRKQAVLLKQAQMQHENPVTCSTTSVENGVQLSSPKEENLQPCWGDKGAHLHTGVGCDICGMFPIVGDRYRCMDCKEEIGFDLCGQCYNSHSKVPGRFNQQHTPEHKFELWDSNHFRIFLSRMLRGQTQDRLLPFLLSGITSATDDQDETNISSILQLSQQEDQTTTNLSTSTSPSTSTSSTPPSTSTTAEDSENDVALNNTT, encoded by the exons ATGGAAACCCTATCGGCGGGTGAAGCTAATTTGGAGCAAATTGCTGAGGAATTTTACTGTTGCATATGCCT AGATCTTCTCTTCAAACCTGTTGTACTGG CTTGTGGCCACATGTCTTGCTTCTGGTGTGTCCACCAATCCATGAACGGGCTACAAGAGTCTCAGTGTCCCATATGTAGGAATCAATATCATTACTTTCCCGCCATCTGTGAGGTTCTTCACTTTTTGCTTGTCAAAGCTTATCCAGAAACTTATAAGAGAAGGGAATCTCAGATTTTAG TCGAGGAAGAAGTTAAAGGTTGTTCTTCTCCTAGTTTCTATCCTGGCCAACAGGCATCTCTGATTGGTGACAATCTGAATGACAAG gTTGATAATAAGAATACGCTGCTGAATAGAACATTTGGCATTGTTGGAGGAGGCATAAATGCCGTAGACATGAAAGAAAGCAATTTATCTGAAACAAATCAAAAGATTACTGTGAATGATGTGTTGTGTGCTGCATGCAATCAACTGCTATTTCATCCTGCTGTCCTTAACTGTGGCcatg TATTCTGCACAAGTTGCATTGCACCAGCCAATGAGGCAGTTGGGGCAGTTTGTCATGTTTGTCAAAGGATAGATCCCAGGGGATTCCCAAAAGTATGTTTGGCCTTTGATAATTTCTTGGTGGAACACTTCCCAAAGGAATATGCAACCAGGAAACAGGCGGTTCTACTCAAGCAAGCACAAATGCAGCATGAGAATCCAGTGACAT GCTCCACCACATCCGTTGAAAACGGCGTTCAGCTCTCATCACCTAAGGAAGAAAATCTTCAACCATGTTGGGGTGATAAAGGCGCACATTTACATACTGGAGTTGGTTGCGACATTTGTGGG ATGTTCCCAATAGTTGGAGATAGATACAGATGCATGGATTGCAAGGAAGAGATAGGTTTCGACCTGTGTGGGCAGTGCTACAACAGTCATTCAAAGGTCCCTGGGCGTTTTAATCAGCAACACACCCCAGAACACAAATTTGAACTCTGGGATTCAAACCATTTTCGTATATTTCTGTCAAGAATGCTAAGGGGCCAGACTCAAGATCGCTTACTCCCCTTCCTTTTATCTGGTATCACTTCTGCAACAGATGACCAAGATGAAACCAATATCTCTAGTATACTCCAACTTAGCCAGCAGGAGGACCAGACCACCACCAATCTCAGTACTAGTACTAGTCCTAGTACTAGCACTAGTAGTACACCACCTTCTACTTCTACTACTGCCGAAGATAGTGAAAATGATGTTGCCTTGAATAATACCACATGA